A window of the Oceanithermus desulfurans genome harbors these coding sequences:
- a CDS encoding penicillin acylase family protein: MRILTILGRLAAGLVVLALLLLLGGYYYLKNTTLPQTSGRFVTPGLSAPVEILRDKNGVVRVKAANEHDLFFGQAVAHAQDRLWQMEFQRRIGAGRLAEVLGEAALPTDKFLRTLGVYRAAAEAYQNLPDDLKAIVDAYVDGVNAYLATNPPLPLEFKLLGFTPEPWTPADVLVWQKMMSYDLSGNYEEELLRYRLLARGLSKARVEALIPGYPEDAPTIVRRVPERLRPPPAAPEEAPAPAPQGGAWVDELLGLARTLPSSLEASNNWVVGPQRSTTGKPMLANDPHLGLSAPSIWMLMELDAPTYRATGATFPGLPTVVIGRNDRIAWGVTNHAADVQDLYVLDEAEGGYRYRGEVRPYRIRRETIAVKDADPVVLGVRETVYGPVISDVVNAPEGQALALAWVSLEPSDETMAAFYGIGKAEDWEAFTAALLRLKAPSQNFVYADVDGNIGYLAPGKIPVRKPGHSGKYPVPGTGEWDWVGFVPEGALPRAYNPPEGYIVTANNRSTPEGWPYAFTYDWAAGFRATRIEELIRAKPRLSPEDFARIQGDEVSLMARSFRPVLERLQPRSELAAEWRKKLLAWDGNETASSTEATVFQAWYAELARLPEAEVGEPYWNEPRYLRRALLEGDRACADRGVSCREFASEALERALARLDALGGIVPWGQLHPAVFDHGVMTHQPQLRRFFDRQIAHGGDRFTVNMGAYDFATFRMNHGPSYRQIVALGEPDRSYWIHPMGQSGNVLSRHYADLLPLWANVEYLPMGAGEPVNRLVLEP, translated from the coding sequence ATGCGCATTCTGACCATCCTGGGACGCTTGGCCGCGGGGCTCGTGGTGCTGGCCCTGCTGCTGCTCCTCGGCGGCTACTACTACCTGAAGAACACCACCCTGCCCCAGACCAGCGGCCGGTTCGTCACCCCCGGCCTCTCGGCGCCGGTGGAGATCCTGCGCGACAAGAACGGCGTCGTCCGCGTCAAGGCCGCCAACGAACACGACCTCTTCTTCGGTCAGGCGGTGGCCCACGCCCAGGACCGGCTGTGGCAGATGGAGTTCCAGCGGCGCATCGGCGCCGGACGCCTCGCCGAGGTGCTGGGGGAGGCGGCGCTCCCCACCGACAAGTTCCTGCGCACCCTCGGGGTCTACCGCGCCGCCGCCGAGGCCTACCAGAACCTACCGGACGACCTGAAGGCCATCGTCGACGCCTACGTGGACGGGGTCAACGCCTACCTGGCCACCAACCCGCCGCTGCCGCTCGAGTTCAAGCTGCTCGGCTTCACACCCGAACCCTGGACGCCGGCCGACGTGCTGGTGTGGCAGAAGATGATGAGCTACGACCTCAGCGGCAACTACGAGGAGGAGCTGCTGCGCTACCGGCTGCTGGCGCGGGGGCTCAGCAAGGCGCGCGTCGAGGCGCTGATCCCCGGCTACCCCGAGGACGCGCCCACGATCGTGCGCCGCGTGCCCGAGCGGCTGCGCCCCCCGCCCGCGGCGCCCGAGGAGGCCCCGGCCCCCGCGCCCCAGGGCGGGGCCTGGGTGGACGAGCTGCTGGGGCTGGCGCGCACCCTCCCCAGCAGCCTCGAGGCCTCGAACAACTGGGTGGTGGGGCCCCAGCGCAGCACCACCGGCAAGCCGATGCTGGCCAACGACCCCCACCTGGGCCTCTCGGCCCCCTCGATCTGGATGCTGATGGAGCTCGACGCCCCCACCTACCGCGCCACCGGGGCCACCTTCCCGGGGCTGCCCACCGTCGTCATCGGCAGGAACGACCGCATCGCCTGGGGGGTCACCAACCACGCCGCCGACGTGCAGGACCTCTACGTGCTCGACGAGGCCGAAGGCGGCTACCGCTACCGGGGGGAGGTGCGCCCCTACCGCATCCGGCGCGAGACCATCGCGGTCAAGGACGCCGATCCGGTGGTGCTCGGGGTGCGCGAGACCGTCTACGGCCCGGTGATCTCGGACGTGGTGAACGCTCCCGAGGGGCAGGCGCTGGCGCTGGCCTGGGTCAGCCTCGAGCCCAGCGACGAGACGATGGCCGCCTTCTACGGCATCGGCAAGGCGGAGGACTGGGAGGCGTTCACCGCCGCGCTGCTGCGCCTGAAGGCGCCGAGCCAGAACTTCGTCTACGCCGACGTGGACGGCAACATCGGCTACCTCGCCCCCGGCAAGATCCCGGTGCGTAAACCCGGCCACTCGGGCAAGTACCCGGTGCCCGGCACCGGGGAATGGGACTGGGTGGGCTTCGTGCCTGAGGGCGCCCTGCCCCGGGCCTACAACCCGCCCGAAGGCTACATCGTCACCGCCAACAACCGCTCGACCCCCGAGGGGTGGCCCTACGCCTTCACCTACGACTGGGCCGCAGGCTTCCGGGCGACGCGCATCGAGGAGCTCATCCGCGCCAAGCCGCGGCTGAGCCCCGAGGACTTCGCGCGCATCCAGGGCGACGAGGTCAGCCTGATGGCCCGCAGCTTCCGGCCGGTGCTCGAGCGCCTCCAGCCCCGCAGCGAGCTCGCCGCCGAGTGGCGGAAGAAGCTGCTCGCTTGGGACGGGAACGAGACCGCCTCCAGCACCGAGGCCACCGTCTTCCAGGCCTGGTACGCCGAGCTGGCGCGGCTGCCCGAGGCCGAGGTGGGGGAGCCCTACTGGAACGAACCCCGCTACCTGCGGCGCGCCCTTCTGGAGGGCGACCGGGCCTGCGCGGACCGGGGCGTGAGCTGCCGCGAGTTCGCCTCCGAAGCGCTCGAGCGGGCGCTGGCGCGCCTGGACGCGCTGGGCGGGATCGTGCCCTGGGGCCAGCTGCACCCCGCCGTCTTCGACCACGGGGTGATGACCCACCAGCCCCAGCTGCGCCGCTTCTTCGACCGGCAGATCGCCCACGGCGGCGACCGCTTCACCGTCAACATGGGGGCCTACGACTTCGCCACCTTCCGGATGAACCACGGCCCCAGCTACCGCCAGATCGTGGCCCTGGGCGAGCCCGACCGTAGCTACTGGATCCACCCCATGGGCCAGTCGGGCAACGTCCTCAGCCGCCACTACGCCGACCTGCTGCCGCTGTGGGCCAACGTCGAGTACCTGCCCATGGGGGCGGGCGAGCCGGTGAACCGCCTGGTGCTCGAGCCCTAG